From Nitrospira sp. SG-bin1, the proteins below share one genomic window:
- a CDS encoding 4Fe-4S ferredoxin, which translates to MALLITDECINCGACLPECPNEAIFETRSDAETKGNHVGDGQGVGDNIYVITHDRCTECVGHFDEPQCAAVCPVDNCCISDPAYPEGTDVLLEKAKALNPDKPIDPAKVWSGVRN; encoded by the coding sequence ATGGCACTGCTGATCACCGACGAATGTATCAACTGTGGCGCCTGCCTGCCGGAATGTCCGAACGAGGCCATCTTCGAAACTCGCAGTGACGCGGAGACGAAGGGAAATCATGTGGGCGACGGCCAGGGAGTGGGGGACAATATTTACGTCATCACCCATGATCGGTGCACCGAATGTGTCGGCCATTTTGACGAACCGCAATGTGCGGCGGTCTGTCCGGTTGATAATTGTTGTATTTCTGATCCGGCCTATCCGGAGGGGACCGATGTCCTGCTGGAAAAGGCGAAGGCCCTCAATCCCGACAAGCCGATCGATCCGGCAAAAGTGTGGAGCGGCGTGCGGAACTGA
- a CDS encoding acetyltransferase produces the protein MAIREATRDDFERIWPIFHEIAAAGETYGYPRDVTQEHAFELWMDIPRKTYVYEENGHIAGTYYLKTNQLGPGDHVCNCGYMVSSAARGRGIATAMCEHSQKIAQALGYKAMQFNFVASSNEGAVRLWNKLGFTTAGRLPKAFRHPSKGYVDALVLYKWLEP, from the coding sequence ATGGCTATTCGAGAGGCTACAAGAGATGATTTTGAGCGGATTTGGCCGATCTTCCACGAGATCGCGGCAGCCGGCGAAACGTATGGCTATCCGAGAGACGTCACGCAAGAACATGCCTTCGAGCTCTGGATGGATATTCCAAGAAAAACATATGTGTACGAGGAGAATGGACACATCGCGGGCACGTACTATCTCAAGACGAACCAGTTGGGTCCAGGCGACCATGTCTGTAATTGCGGCTATATGGTCTCATCTGCCGCCAGAGGGCGGGGAATCGCAACAGCGATGTGCGAGCACTCTCAAAAGATCGCACAGGCGCTCGGGTACAAGGCCATGCAGTTCAATTTCGTCGCATCCAGCAATGAAGGCGCGGTCAGGCTTTGGAACAAACTGGGTTTCACGACCGCGGGGCGCTTGCCCAAGGCGTTCCGCCATCCATCCAAAGGCTATGTTGATGCGTTAGTCCTGTACAAGTGGTTGGAGCCGTAA
- a CDS encoding isoprenylcysteine carboxyl methyltransferase, translating into MDNDTVYGVWWLVFVNSLFFIVFAFGFMRPRTGRDWRSLGAFSAFMVALFSEMYGFPLSIYLLSGWLASRYPEVDPFAHDTGHFWHILLGIPGPAHADPLHIFSEILVFVGLILLAVSWRTLYWAQRDQILATTGPYALIRHPQYAAFMLIMLGFLLQWPTIPTLFMFPVLIGMYVLLAHEEEAEARAKFGEVYDRYAARTPAFVPSWRTRGQEADIER; encoded by the coding sequence TTGGATAACGACACAGTTTATGGGGTGTGGTGGCTCGTTTTCGTCAATTCACTATTCTTTATCGTGTTCGCGTTCGGTTTCATGCGTCCTCGGACGGGGCGCGATTGGCGATCACTGGGAGCCTTCTCCGCGTTTATGGTGGCTCTGTTTTCGGAGATGTACGGGTTCCCTCTGAGCATCTATCTGCTCTCCGGCTGGCTGGCGAGCCGTTATCCCGAGGTTGATCCGTTTGCGCATGATACCGGCCATTTTTGGCATATCCTGCTCGGCATCCCGGGGCCTGCACATGCTGATCCGCTGCATATCTTCAGTGAAATACTGGTCTTCGTCGGTCTCATCCTGCTGGCCGTCTCTTGGCGTACCTTGTATTGGGCACAGCGGGACCAAATTCTGGCGACAACCGGACCGTATGCGCTGATCAGACATCCGCAATACGCCGCCTTCATGCTGATCATGTTGGGTTTTCTTCTCCAGTGGCCGACCATTCCGACCCTCTTCATGTTCCCTGTATTAATCGGGATGTATGTTCTTCTTGCTCATGAGGAGGAAGCGGAGGCCCGTGCAAAATTCGGTGAGGTCTATGATCGGTATGCGGCGCGAACGCCGGCCTTTGTTCCCTCATGGAGAACGCGGGGACAAGAAGCAGATATCGAACGGTAG